One genomic window of Halococcus sediminicola includes the following:
- a CDS encoding MBL fold metallo-hydrolase: MERIRLENTVFEGLNNAYVFGADSDAPTLVDTGVATPETREQLEEGLADCGVDIQDIDQILLTHWHGDHAGLAGELQDASGATVRAHAADAPLIAREDGAWEAMDARQRELLDEWGMPADPRAELLDFLEESTHGTPPTVEPFEGGDRFDTPEGDLEALYLPGHAAGLTGYVFDGTDGRELLSGDALLPHYTPNVGGADVRVERPLARYLDTLERIVDAGFARAWPGHRDPIDDPAGRARDIIVHHRERTANVLDVLSEHGPASAWTVSAHLFGDLSAIHILHGPGEAYAHLEHLTSHGVAERTETEYRLFDTDPDLDELFPAVEA, from the coding sequence ATGGAGCGCATCAGGCTCGAAAATACCGTCTTCGAGGGGCTGAACAACGCCTACGTCTTCGGCGCGGATTCGGACGCGCCCACACTGGTCGATACCGGCGTGGCGACGCCCGAGACGCGTGAGCAACTGGAGGAGGGACTCGCCGACTGCGGTGTGGACATTCAGGACATCGACCAGATCCTCCTCACTCACTGGCACGGCGACCACGCGGGGCTGGCGGGCGAACTTCAGGATGCAAGCGGCGCGACGGTCCGCGCACACGCCGCCGACGCGCCGCTCATCGCCCGCGAGGACGGAGCGTGGGAGGCGATGGACGCACGCCAGCGCGAACTGCTCGACGAGTGGGGGATGCCAGCCGACCCGCGCGCGGAACTGCTCGATTTCTTGGAGGAGAGCACGCATGGAACGCCGCCGACCGTCGAACCGTTCGAAGGCGGCGATCGTTTCGACACGCCGGAGGGCGACCTCGAAGCGCTGTATCTACCGGGCCACGCCGCCGGTCTCACGGGCTACGTCTTCGACGGCACTGACGGCCGCGAACTGCTCTCGGGCGATGCGCTGTTGCCCCACTACACGCCGAACGTCGGCGGGGCTGACGTGCGCGTCGAGCGCCCGCTCGCCCGCTATCTCGACACGCTGGAGCGCATCGTCGACGCGGGATTCGCCCGTGCGTGGCCCGGTCACCGCGACCCCATCGACGACCCGGCGGGCCGCGCACGCGACATCATCGTCCACCACCGCGAGCGCACCGCGAACGTTCTGGACGTGCTCTCGGAGCATGGCCCGGCGAGCGCGTGGACCGTGAGCGCACACCTGTTCGGCGATCTTTCGGCGATTCACATCCTCCACGGGCCGGGCGAGGCCTACGCCCATCTGGAACATCTCACGTCCCATGGCGTCGCCGAGCGGACCGAAACCGAGTATCGACTGTTCGATACCGACCCCGACCTCGACGAGCTGTTTCCGGCGGTCGAGGCGTGA
- a CDS encoding twin-arginine translocation signal domain-containing protein, translating into MNRRTFVKTAGIGGAATLVGVGLFGDRAAAASDTSFTATNPEISTSDGTISSVYIAPTGTVEWHNFDESVERLRISFDSKVDGGQFETVVDETLALPKGDDTRGQSGKFDYQDVTDRITLYSGAKANRFEQDADGEEKSTPVSVRVRITLLNAAGEKADPAAKASLSATATFEIVVGNKGASATASGAANPGIEA; encoded by the coding sequence ATGAACCGACGAACATTCGTCAAGACGGCAGGTATCGGCGGGGCAGCCACACTGGTCGGCGTCGGACTGTTCGGCGACAGGGCGGCCGCGGCAAGCGACACGAGTTTCACGGCGACGAACCCGGAGATTTCGACCAGCGACGGCACCATCTCCTCGGTGTACATCGCGCCGACGGGGACCGTCGAGTGGCACAACTTCGACGAATCAGTCGAGCGGTTGCGCATCAGCTTCGATTCGAAGGTCGACGGCGGGCAGTTCGAGACCGTGGTCGACGAGACGCTCGCGCTCCCGAAGGGGGACGACACACGCGGGCAGTCGGGGAAGTTCGACTATCAGGACGTGACCGACCGCATCACGCTCTATTCGGGAGCAAAGGCAAATCGGTTCGAACAGGACGCCGACGGCGAGGAGAAATCGACGCCCGTCTCCGTCCGCGTGCGCATTACGCTCTTGAACGCCGCGGGCGAGAAGGCCGACCCGGCCGCGAAGGCGTCCCTCTCGGCGACGGCCACGTTCGAGATCGTCGTCGGGAACAAGGGCGCGAGCGCGACGGCATCGGGCGCGGCGAACCCGGGAATCGAGGCGTAA
- a CDS encoding NAD(P)/FAD-dependent oxidoreductase codes for MDDSADYDVAVIGGGPAGLTAALYTTRLGHDTVVLNRGGGRAAMMRDTHNVIGVTENVSGNEFLQTAIEQLEGYGTDYRQTFVTDAERVDDERAFRLETNDSELFADRVVLATGFSDTHPDPPLPRTGRGLHYCLHCDAYMFVDESVYVMGHGESAAHVAMIMLNFTDDVDLLLRGHDPEWSDETDRQLRAHPVDIVESEIDSKFSDEEDSSWLGGFEFESGERREYKGGFAMYGSEYNNGLARGLGCEVNDDGTVNVDDHGNTSAAGVYAVGDLVPGHNQIPVAMGQGAKAGIDIHYDLRRFPMSLDELEAAGEITADDVPAVSDELRERSASRAAGDD; via the coding sequence ATGGACGACAGCGCGGACTACGACGTGGCGGTCATCGGCGGCGGACCGGCGGGACTGACCGCAGCGCTCTATACCACCAGACTCGGCCACGATACGGTCGTGCTCAATCGTGGCGGCGGTCGCGCCGCGATGATGCGCGATACGCACAACGTCATCGGTGTCACCGAGAACGTGAGCGGCAACGAGTTCCTGCAAACCGCCATCGAACAGTTGGAGGGCTACGGCACCGACTATCGCCAGACGTTCGTGACCGACGCCGAGCGGGTGGACGACGAGCGCGCGTTCCGCCTCGAAACCAACGACTCCGAACTGTTCGCCGACCGCGTGGTGCTCGCCACCGGCTTTTCCGACACCCATCCCGACCCGCCGCTGCCCCGTACGGGCCGGGGTCTCCACTACTGTCTGCACTGCGATGCGTACATGTTCGTCGACGAATCGGTGTACGTGATGGGCCACGGCGAGTCAGCAGCTCATGTAGCGATGATCATGCTCAACTTCACCGACGACGTCGACCTCCTGCTGCGGGGCCACGACCCCGAGTGGTCCGACGAGACTGACCGCCAGCTTCGGGCGCACCCGGTCGATATCGTCGAAAGCGAGATCGATTCGAAATTTTCCGACGAGGAGGATTCGTCGTGGCTCGGCGGGTTCGAGTTCGAAAGTGGCGAGCGCCGCGAGTACAAGGGTGGATTCGCGATGTACGGCTCCGAGTACAACAACGGCCTCGCCCGCGGGTTGGGCTGTGAGGTCAACGACGACGGAACCGTGAACGTCGACGACCACGGCAACACCTCCGCTGCGGGCGTCTATGCGGTTGGCGACCTCGTGCCCGGCCACAACCAGATCCCGGTAGCGATGGGACAGGGAGCCAAGGCGGGCATCGACATCCACTACGACCTCCGCCGGTTCCCGATGAGTCTCGATGAGCTCGAAGCGGCGGGCGAGATCACGGCCGACGACGTGCCGGCGGTGTCCGATGAACTGCGCGAGCGATCGGCCTCGCGCGCCGCCGGCGACGACTGA
- a CDS encoding HD domain-containing protein, translating to MSDADNASNGRVYDPNAEHAFPDERLNEVLETVESDPEIQAYLDAQNVNPVTRKRYNDHGAKHVSIVRNRALCLYDLLKAGGVTFNGAADHGLAEADEPVIIALAATLHDIGHVVHRTDHPYYSIPLAADVLDRLLPDFGWYDVAERVRLKGEVLHAILCHHTPENPLTLEAGVVRISDALDMEHGRSRRPYEQGGRGINTVSSQAIREVTLRSGDDIPVVVEIEMTDAAGVYQVDSLLKAKITDSGLEDDVRIVAVTTREPNERLVERVEL from the coding sequence ATGAGCGATGCCGACAACGCGAGTAACGGCCGAGTGTACGACCCGAACGCCGAGCACGCCTTTCCCGACGAGCGGCTCAACGAAGTGCTCGAAACGGTGGAATCGGACCCCGAGATTCAGGCGTACCTCGACGCCCAGAACGTGAATCCGGTCACCAGAAAGCGCTACAACGACCACGGCGCGAAACACGTCTCGATCGTTCGCAATCGCGCGCTCTGTCTCTACGATCTGCTCAAGGCCGGTGGCGTCACGTTCAACGGTGCGGCCGACCACGGACTCGCCGAGGCCGACGAACCGGTCATCATCGCGCTGGCCGCGACGCTGCACGACATCGGCCACGTCGTCCACCGAACGGACCATCCCTACTACTCGATCCCGCTCGCCGCCGACGTGCTCGACCGCCTCCTGCCCGACTTCGGCTGGTACGACGTCGCAGAGCGCGTCCGACTCAAGGGCGAGGTGCTCCACGCGATCCTCTGTCACCACACCCCCGAGAACCCGCTCACGCTCGAAGCCGGCGTCGTCAGGATCTCGGACGCCCTCGACATGGAACACGGCCGCTCGCGCCGCCCCTACGAGCAGGGTGGCCGCGGCATCAACACCGTCTCCAGTCAGGCCATCCGCGAGGTGACCCTCCGCTCCGGCGACGACATCCCCGTGGTGGTCGAAATCGAGATGACCGACGCCGCCGGCGTCTATCAGGTCGATTCCCTCCTCAAGGCGAAAATCACCGACTCCGGTCTCGAAGACGACGTGCGCATCGTCGCCGTCACCACCCGCGAGCCGAACGAGCGCCTCGTCGAACGGGTCGAGCTCTAA
- the tatA gene encoding twin-arginine translocase TatA/TatE family subunit, whose protein sequence is MTGLSLLQIPGIPGGPEVLIILVIIVLLFGANKIPQLAGALGQARGEFDKGRQEIEEELDDMQESNVDAESGTSSESTTTTASDSQTGDVEYESPEVEERNTEVESNQ, encoded by the coding sequence ATGACTGGACTATCGCTGCTGCAGATCCCGGGCATTCCCGGCGGGCCGGAGGTGTTGATCATCCTCGTGATCATCGTCCTCCTGTTCGGCGCGAACAAGATCCCACAGCTCGCGGGCGCACTCGGTCAGGCTCGCGGCGAGTTCGACAAGGGCCGTCAGGAAATCGAAGAGGAACTCGACGACATGCAAGAGAGCAACGTCGACGCCGAATCGGGCACGTCAAGCGAATCGACCACCACGACCGCCAGCGACTCACAGACCGGCGACGTCGAGTACGAGTCACCCGAAGTCGAGGAACGCAACACCGAAGTCGAGAGCAACCAGTAA
- a CDS encoding MFS transporter, translating to MSQSAGGSLSLFRNREFVALASTAFARSQAFSTILIALALYADVFGTSGTMEGLFGTAFALVQLLIVLPLGRAVDTHNAKRFLVAGLGINVLAFVGFALVGSATDVILVRIVQGAGASVLWITGSAVVGELSPSTERGRWLGTYNQVTAFSSLAGDLVGGFLLFVYGFTLTYAVLSLVTILATLAVLAFLRDNPGGATDPEEATGIETLRTLLDRAAVRALVVFRLGFGFGKMAVIIFLPIYAHTEFGMNPLMVGGILAGGKLTKSLLQGVVGSYTDRVGHKHQFVVAGALTYALGTAMVPFAGSAGAVLPSVSLAAFGRSVTLAPAFFVLFAAYAVIGVADSLRLPASMALFVEEGEAFDAVAASLSLRSVAWKVGEVVGPFTVGALWDATSVFTAFFTAAGFIVLSTGVFVVLYTVEPAPTGCPAPSD from the coding sequence GTGTCGCAGTCCGCCGGAGGTTCGCTGAGCCTCTTCAGAAATCGCGAGTTCGTCGCCCTCGCCAGTACCGCTTTCGCCCGCTCGCAGGCGTTCTCGACCATCCTCATCGCGCTCGCGCTGTACGCCGACGTCTTCGGGACCTCCGGGACGATGGAGGGCCTGTTCGGCACGGCGTTCGCACTCGTCCAGTTGCTCATCGTCCTGCCGCTCGGTCGCGCCGTCGATACGCACAACGCCAAGCGCTTTCTCGTCGCCGGACTGGGAATCAACGTCCTCGCGTTCGTCGGGTTCGCGCTCGTCGGTAGCGCCACCGACGTCATCCTCGTCCGCATCGTGCAGGGTGCCGGCGCGAGCGTGCTCTGGATCACCGGCTCGGCGGTCGTGGGCGAACTCAGCCCCAGCACTGAGAGGGGGCGCTGGCTCGGTACCTACAATCAGGTGACGGCGTTTTCGAGCCTCGCTGGCGACCTCGTCGGGGGTTTTCTCCTCTTCGTCTACGGCTTCACGCTTACCTACGCGGTGCTCTCGCTGGTGACGATTCTGGCGACGCTCGCCGTGCTCGCCTTCCTCCGGGACAATCCAGGGGGAGCGACCGACCCCGAGGAGGCCACGGGTATCGAGACACTCAGAACGCTGCTCGACCGCGCGGCGGTCCGCGCGCTCGTGGTCTTTCGACTAGGTTTCGGCTTCGGCAAGATGGCGGTCATCATCTTCCTGCCCATCTACGCCCACACCGAGTTCGGCATGAACCCGCTGATGGTCGGCGGCATCCTCGCGGGTGGGAAACTCACGAAATCACTCCTCCAGGGAGTGGTGGGCAGCTACACTGACCGGGTGGGCCACAAACACCAGTTCGTCGTTGCCGGTGCGCTCACCTACGCGCTCGGGACGGCGATGGTTCCCTTTGCGGGGAGCGCCGGAGCGGTGCTTCCCAGCGTTTCGCTCGCAGCCTTCGGCCGATCGGTGACGCTCGCACCGGCCTTCTTCGTGCTCTTTGCGGCCTACGCGGTCATCGGCGTCGCCGACAGCCTCCGCCTGCCCGCGAGCATGGCGCTGTTCGTCGAGGAGGGCGAGGCGTTCGACGCCGTCGCCGCGAGCCTCTCGCTGCGCTCGGTCGCGTGGAAGGTCGGTGAAGTGGTCGGTCCCTTCACCGTCGGCGCACTCTGGGACGCCACCTCGGTGTTCACCGCCTTCTTCACCGCCGCCGGATTCATCGTGCTCTCCACAGGTGTGTTCGTTGTACTCTACACCGTCGAGCCGGCACCCACGGGCTGTCCCGCACCGAGCGACTGA
- a CDS encoding pyridoxal phosphate-dependent aminotransferase: MSMTFAGRVERVEPSATLAISQAAGELEAEGADVVDLSVGEPDFPTPENIVEAGKDAMDAGHTGYTTSNGIVELRKAIAAKLDDDGLDYSADEIIVTPGAKQALFETFQTLIDDGDEVCLLDPAWVSYEAMAKLAGGSLSRVDLAAHDFQLEPALDDLAENVSDDTELLVVNSPSNPTGAVYSDAALDGVRDLAVEHDITVISDEIYKEITYGVEPRSLGTLDGMGERTVTINGFSKAYSMTGWRLGYLAAPEEMIDQSGKIQSHSVSSATNFVQHAGVEALENTSRAVAQMTEAFEERRDLLVGLLGEHDIDVSKPEGAFYMMVPVDENDQQWCEEAIEEAHVATVPGSAFGTPGYARFSYANSQERLREAVERLADADLF, encoded by the coding sequence ATGAGCATGACCTTCGCCGGGCGCGTCGAGCGCGTCGAACCGAGCGCGACGCTCGCCATCAGCCAGGCAGCGGGCGAACTCGAAGCCGAGGGCGCGGACGTGGTCGATTTGAGCGTCGGCGAACCCGACTTCCCCACGCCCGAGAACATCGTCGAGGCGGGCAAGGACGCGATGGACGCCGGCCACACGGGCTACACTACCTCCAACGGCATCGTCGAACTCCGGAAGGCGATCGCCGCGAAGCTCGACGACGATGGACTCGATTACTCGGCGGATGAAATCATCGTCACGCCCGGTGCCAAACAGGCCCTGTTCGAGACGTTCCAGACGCTGATCGACGACGGCGACGAGGTCTGCCTGCTCGATCCTGCCTGGGTCTCCTACGAGGCGATGGCGAAACTCGCCGGCGGCTCGCTCTCGCGGGTGGACCTCGCGGCCCACGACTTCCAGCTCGAACCCGCACTCGACGACCTCGCCGAGAACGTCTCGGACGACACGGAACTCCTCGTGGTGAACTCGCCGTCGAACCCCACCGGTGCCGTCTATTCGGACGCGGCACTCGACGGCGTCCGCGATCTTGCGGTCGAGCACGACATCACTGTGATTTCCGACGAGATCTACAAGGAGATCACGTACGGCGTCGAGCCGCGGAGTTTGGGAACGCTCGACGGGATGGGCGAGCGAACGGTCACGATCAACGGCTTCTCGAAGGCCTACTCGATGACCGGCTGGCGGCTCGGCTATCTCGCCGCGCCCGAAGAGATGATCGACCAGAGCGGGAAGATCCAGTCGCACTCGGTCTCGTCGGCGACGAACTTCGTCCAGCACGCCGGTGTCGAGGCGCTCGAAAACACCTCTCGTGCCGTGGCCCAGATGACTGAGGCCTTCGAGGAGCGCCGCGACCTGCTGGTCGGGTTGCTGGGCGAGCACGATATCGACGTCTCGAAGCCGGAGGGGGCGTTCTACATGATGGTGCCCGTCGACGAAAACGACCAGCAGTGGTGTGAGGAAGCCATCGAGGAGGCCCACGTCGCGACGGTACCCGGAAGCGCGTTCGGCACGCCCGGCTACGCCCGGTTTTCCTACGCGAACAGCCAGGAACGGCTTCGGGAAGCGGTCGAGCGGCTCGCCGACGCGGACCTGTTCTAG
- the ribH gene encoding 6,7-dimethyl-8-ribityllumazine synthase yields the protein MPSIGLVVAQFYGELAAEMEQHAREAAAERGAEIAEMIPVPGAYDTPLAADRLARKDGIDAVAALGAIVSGDTDHDQVIADAAAQGLTSVSLDRDKPVAFGVLGPGMSGAEARERVEYGARAVESALDQLEALA from the coding sequence ATGCCCAGTATCGGATTGGTGGTCGCGCAGTTCTACGGTGAACTGGCGGCCGAAATGGAGCAGCACGCGCGCGAGGCCGCCGCCGAGCGCGGGGCCGAGATAGCCGAGATGATCCCGGTGCCCGGCGCGTACGACACGCCGCTGGCGGCCGACCGCCTCGCCCGAAAAGATGGTATCGACGCCGTGGCGGCCCTCGGCGCGATCGTTTCTGGGGACACCGACCACGACCAAGTCATCGCCGACGCAGCCGCACAGGGACTCACATCTGTGAGTCTCGACCGCGACAAACCCGTGGCCTTCGGCGTCCTCGGACCGGGAATGAGCGGCGCGGAGGCCCGCGAGCGCGTCGAGTACGGGGCGCGCGCCGTCGAGAGCGCGCTCGACCAACTGGAGGCGCTGGCATGA
- a CDS encoding MFS transporter, with protein sequence MSLFDTDRRIFALAFARMADSIGNSFLIIVLPLYISSGVISGQTFGLSVALITGIILSAFGFLSTILQPIAGYLSDRTAKRRLFIIAGLVILTFANFVYSLADSYAAMIVIRGLQGIGVAITIPATVALVNEFTDDASRGGDMGLFNTFRFVGFAAGPILAGVVVNGGPYTVLGLDMTGFEAAFYIASLGALVGAVLLLALVEDPHPDEQNADASKGDIGVSIFDHDHDSLIDPVFALGLALLSVAIGIALLEPLQGRINEHLGQGAQLFGIEFSVFIVAQVFLQTPIGRASDKYGRKPFIVGGLAVLVPATLAQGLVTTPLAMIATRLVQGAAAATAFAPGFALAGDLADSSNSGTTFSVLTMAFTLGTAIGPLIAGYLVSFGYVVPFAFGAVLAGLGALLVYSQVQETLTTGSKPASGPQAAGQD encoded by the coding sequence GTGAGCCTGTTCGACACGGACAGGCGGATATTCGCACTGGCGTTCGCCCGGATGGCCGACTCCATCGGCAACTCGTTTCTGATAATCGTCCTCCCGCTGTACATCAGCAGCGGCGTCATCTCCGGACAGACGTTCGGATTGAGCGTCGCGCTGATCACGGGTATCATCCTGTCGGCCTTTGGCTTCCTGAGTACCATCCTCCAGCCGATCGCGGGCTATCTCTCGGATCGAACGGCCAAGCGGCGGCTCTTCATCATCGCCGGACTGGTGATCCTCACGTTCGCAAACTTCGTCTACTCGCTGGCCGACAGTTACGCTGCCATGATCGTCATTCGCGGGTTACAGGGTATCGGGGTGGCGATCACGATTCCCGCGACGGTCGCGCTGGTGAACGAGTTCACCGACGACGCCTCGCGTGGCGGGGATATGGGGCTGTTCAACACCTTTCGGTTCGTCGGTTTCGCCGCCGGGCCGATTCTGGCCGGCGTCGTCGTCAACGGCGGTCCCTACACCGTGCTGGGGCTGGACATGACGGGCTTCGAGGCGGCCTTTTACATCGCGTCGCTCGGCGCGCTGGTCGGTGCCGTACTGCTGTTGGCTCTCGTCGAGGACCCCCATCCCGACGAACAGAACGCCGACGCATCGAAAGGCGACATCGGGGTCAGCATCTTCGACCACGACCACGACAGCCTGATCGACCCCGTGTTCGCGCTCGGGCTGGCACTGCTGTCGGTGGCGATCGGTATCGCCCTGCTCGAACCGCTCCAAGGCCGGATCAACGAGCACCTCGGACAGGGCGCACAGCTGTTCGGTATCGAGTTCTCGGTGTTCATCGTCGCACAGGTGTTCTTACAGACGCCCATCGGCAGGGCGAGCGACAAATACGGGCGCAAGCCGTTCATCGTCGGCGGGCTGGCCGTTCTCGTCCCGGCGACGCTCGCACAGGGGTTGGTGACGACGCCGCTAGCGATGATCGCGACACGCCTCGTCCAGGGTGCGGCGGCCGCGACGGCCTTCGCGCCCGGCTTCGCGCTCGCGGGCGATCTCGCCGATTCGAGCAACTCCGGGACGACGTTCTCGGTACTGACGATGGCGTTCACGCTCGGGACGGCCATCGGCCCGCTCATCGCGGGCTATCTCGTGAGCTTCGGGTACGTCGTGCCCTTCGCCTTCGGGGCCGTCCTCGCCGGTCTCGGTGCGCTACTGGTCTACTCGCAGGTCCAGGAGACGCTCACGACCGGTTCGAAACCAGCAAGCGGCCCGCAGGCGGCTGGACAGGACTAG
- a CDS encoding redoxin domain-containing protein, with product MVSDGDSAPDFTAPLANGDLGETFALSERLDEAPLVLAFFPGAFSSVCTGEMNTFQERLADFHDAGARIYGISVDSPFALNAFREDNSLEFDFISDANHDIVDAYGATMGFEELGIDEVAQRAVFVVDGDGDITYSWTSEDPGVEPDYDEIEEAARNAA from the coding sequence ATGGTTTCAGACGGCGACTCAGCGCCCGACTTCACCGCACCGCTCGCAAACGGCGACCTCGGCGAGACGTTCGCGCTCTCCGAGCGCCTCGACGAGGCTCCGCTCGTGCTGGCCTTCTTCCCGGGAGCCTTTTCGAGCGTCTGTACCGGTGAGATGAACACCTTCCAGGAGCGTCTCGCGGACTTCCACGACGCCGGCGCGCGAATCTACGGCATCAGCGTCGACTCGCCGTTCGCGCTCAACGCCTTCCGTGAGGACAATAGTCTCGAATTCGACTTCATCAGTGACGCGAACCACGACATCGTCGATGCCTACGGCGCGACGATGGGCTTCGAGGAGTTGGGCATCGACGAGGTGGCACAGCGCGCGGTGTTCGTCGTCGACGGCGACGGTGACATCACCTACTCGTGGACCTCCGAGGACCCCGGCGTCGAACCCGACTACGACGAAATCGAGGAAGCCGCTCGCAACGCGGCCTGA